Proteins from one Prinia subflava isolate CZ2003 ecotype Zambia chromosome 22, Cam_Psub_1.2, whole genome shotgun sequence genomic window:
- the JAM3 gene encoding junctional adhesion molecule C, producing MALRRPELLRLLLLPLLGCRLLAVELTSSNTKPVVQEFQSVELSCIIKSTVTPDPRIEWKKIRDGETSYVFFDNKMQGDFVTRAEILSRTSLVIKNTTRMDTATYRCEVAAPADTKTIDEINIQLTVQVKPTTPRCSVPKAVPVGKSASLHCHENEGFPKSTYSWYRNSEPLSPDSKSSTKPHNSSYSLNPATGTLVFHAVHKGDTGRYSCIATNDAGFAKCEEQEMEVYDLNIGGIIGGVLVVLAVLVLITLGICCAYRRGYFANGKENGESYKTPAKPDGVNYIRTDDEGDFRHKSSFVI from the exons gcTGCAGACTCTTGGCTGTGGAGCTGACATCCAGCAACACCAAGCCCGTGGTGCAGGAATTCCAAA GTGTTGAGCTGTCCTGCATCATTAAATCCACGGTGACGCCAGATCCCCGAATCGAGTGGAAGAAAATCCGAGATGGAGAAACCTCTTACGTGTTTTTTGACAACAAAATGCAGG GAGACTTTGTGACCCGGGCAGAGATCCTGAGCAGGACGTCCCTGGTGATCAAGAACACCACGAGGATGGACACGGCCACGTACCGCTGCGAGGTGGCCGCGCCCGCCGACACCAAAACCATCGACGAGATCAACATCCAGCTCACCGTGCAAG TGAAACCCACAACTCCCAGATGCTCTGTGCCTAAAGCTGTCCCTGTGGGCAAATCAGCCTCTCTTCACTGCCACGAGAATGAAGGTTTCCCCAAGTCCACCTACAGCTGGTACCGCAACAGCGAGCCCCTGTCACCCGACAGCAAATCCAGCACCAAACCCCACAACTCCTCCTACAGCCTGAACCCCGCCACAGGCACTCTG gtTTTCCATGCAGTGCACAAAGGTGACACGGGGCGTTACTCCTGCATAGCAACAAACGATGCTGGCTTTGCCAagtgtgaggagcaggagatggaaGTCT ATGACCTCAATATCGGGGGGATAATCGGGGGAGTCCTGGTGGTCCTGGCAGTCCTGGTGCTCATCACTCTTGGGATCTGCTGTGCCTACAGAAGGGGATACTTTGCAAATGGCAAAGAGAATGGGGAAAG CTACAAGACTCCAGCAAAGCCTGATGGCGTTAACTATATCCGGACAGATGATGAG GGTGACTTCAGACACAAGTCTTCATTTGTCATCTAA